One genomic window of Blastopirellula retiformator includes the following:
- a CDS encoding linear amide C-N hydrolase: MQIVMVEAHDREATVHLAIEDASGDSAILEFVEGKLVVHHRREYQVMTNDPTYDEQLALLEKQDFSKPSSEMPLPGNVNATDRYQRAAYYRAMSPKPKDQRQAIAGILAIARNVSVPFGAPYRGFGIYNTEYRTAINLSGDVSTNFQPMEKASF; this comes from the coding sequence GTGCAGATCGTGATGGTCGAAGCGCACGACCGCGAGGCGACCGTTCACTTGGCGATCGAAGACGCCAGCGGCGATTCGGCGATTTTGGAATTTGTCGAAGGCAAGTTGGTCGTCCATCATCGTCGCGAGTATCAGGTCATGACCAACGATCCGACCTATGACGAGCAGCTCGCTCTGCTGGAGAAGCAAGACTTTTCCAAGCCTAGCAGCGAAATGCCCTTGCCAGGCAATGTGAATGCAACCGACCGCTATCAGCGGGCCGCCTACTACCGGGCGATGTCGCCGAAACCCAAGGACCAGCGCCAGGCGATCGCCGGCATCTTGGCGATCGCGCGAAACGTCTCGGTACCGTTTGGCGCGCCCTATCGCGGCTTTGGCATCTACAACACCGAATACCGGACCGCGATCAATTTGTCAGGCGATGTCTCGACGAATTTCCAGCCCATGGAGAAGGCGTCGTTTTAA
- a CDS encoding DUF6268 family outer membrane beta-barrel protein: MHWSSLRFWLAIVPLCLGAETTLAQYADWSGDSRSATESNNPYEPIQPLPPTDVFPQKSPLYEPLDPTSAVRQANAVIPPELDEMPYDVQMEGGLTLNEDEIFRTRPVLATSKPGVLQSVTTDSTWIAGSGDNIGMTDVLGTITLGFPAPTIESPVIVTPGFGMHFLVGPASIDAPPTLYDAFVTTRYLRPVNERWGLILSGTAGYYSDFKQQNSDAFRPSAMAIATYNWNKQWQLLGGVVWLNRDDFDVLPILGLVWTGENRKLELTFPRPRYSQLWDYGPGYEDWWYITGELGGGTWSVQRADGSNDLLTISDYRAIVGFERRRDGGGKSFIEFGYVFGRKFEYKNEPFTLDMNDTVMIRSGWWF, translated from the coding sequence GTGCATTGGTCCTCGCTACGATTCTGGCTGGCGATCGTTCCGCTCTGCCTTGGGGCCGAGACGACGCTGGCGCAGTACGCCGACTGGAGCGGCGATAGCCGGTCGGCGACCGAGAGTAACAATCCGTACGAACCAATCCAGCCGCTTCCCCCGACCGACGTCTTCCCGCAGAAGTCGCCGCTCTATGAGCCGCTTGATCCGACTTCCGCCGTCCGGCAAGCCAACGCGGTGATCCCGCCGGAGCTGGACGAGATGCCGTACGACGTGCAGATGGAAGGGGGACTGACGCTTAACGAGGACGAGATCTTCCGTACGCGTCCCGTCTTGGCGACCAGCAAGCCCGGCGTGCTGCAGTCGGTCACCACCGATAGCACCTGGATCGCCGGCAGCGGCGACAACATCGGCATGACCGACGTGCTGGGGACGATCACGCTCGGCTTTCCGGCGCCGACGATCGAATCGCCGGTGATTGTGACGCCGGGGTTTGGGATGCACTTTCTGGTTGGCCCTGCGTCGATCGACGCCCCGCCGACGCTGTACGACGCCTTTGTGACGACGCGCTACCTGCGTCCGGTCAACGAACGCTGGGGCTTAATCCTGTCAGGCACCGCCGGTTACTACAGCGATTTCAAACAGCAAAACAGCGACGCGTTTCGCCCCAGCGCCATGGCGATCGCCACCTACAACTGGAACAAGCAATGGCAACTGCTAGGAGGCGTCGTCTGGCTGAACCGCGACGACTTTGACGTCTTGCCGATCCTTGGCCTGGTCTGGACCGGCGAGAATCGCAAACTTGAGCTAACCTTTCCCCGTCCCCGCTACAGCCAACTATGGGACTATGGCCCTGGCTATGAAGACTGGTGGTACATCACCGGCGAACTGGGCGGCGGCACCTGGAGCGTCCAGCGAGCCGATGGCTCGAACGACTTGTTGACGATTTCCGACTATCGCGCGATCGTCGGCTTTGAACGTCGCCGTGATGGGGGCGGCAAATCGTTCATCGAATTCGGCTACGTCTTCGGCCGCAAGTTCGAATACAAAAACGAGCCGTTCACGCTCGATATGAATGACACCGTTATGATCCGCAGCGGCTGGTGGTTTTAG
- a CDS encoding DUF1572 family protein — MPTAADVTSAVSAELIDCLVGCVDRIEHCVDQLSDAQLWRRPGPGMNSIGTILIHLEGNLRQHIISGVGGAADVRDRPAEFAERDPVPAAHLLEQLNATLKEAYAVVEQTEAAAMLERRRVQGRDVRGWQAVIHSVSHFYGHTQEIICLTRQMLGEQYQFHWTPQTAEEGKPT, encoded by the coding sequence ATGCCGACCGCAGCCGACGTTACTTCCGCCGTTTCCGCCGAATTAATCGATTGTCTGGTTGGCTGCGTCGACCGAATCGAACATTGCGTCGATCAGCTTTCTGACGCCCAGCTGTGGCGACGCCCTGGCCCCGGGATGAACTCGATCGGCACGATTCTGATTCACTTGGAAGGCAACCTTCGCCAGCACATTATCTCGGGCGTCGGCGGAGCGGCTGACGTGCGCGATCGCCCGGCCGAGTTCGCCGAGCGCGATCCGGTTCCTGCCGCGCACCTACTGGAACAGCTAAACGCGACCCTGAAAGAGGCGTACGCCGTTGTTGAGCAAACGGAAGCGGCGGCGATGCTTGAGCGGCGCCGCGTGCAGGGTCGCGATGTTCGCGGTTGGCAAGCGGTGATCCATAGCGTCTCGCATTTCTATGGCCACACCCAAGAGATTATCTGTCTGACGCGCCAGATGCTGGGCGAGCAGTACCAGTTCCATTGGACTCCGCAGACGGCGGAAGAAGGGAAACCAACGTAG
- a CDS encoding DUF1559 family PulG-like putative transporter: MLNSLARLISFCGSLLLVSLVVAAPPIELRPEMLIDLSGRPEQVELVDEQAKLADPAFRAASKPPASWQGAALYYPRPVVIANIGVLIALLLPAVQQAREAARRMQCTNQMKQLGIAMHNYHDIYLRLPPSNERIDNVAPTQPRREWGWAPRIMAFMEQTAVADEIDFAQPSWTRPSDWTNAMMDDPSVSADFNLFGGDSNAACALGWPLRRPFPA, encoded by the coding sequence GTGCTGAATTCGCTTGCTCGTCTGATCTCGTTTTGCGGAAGTTTGCTGCTCGTGTCGCTGGTCGTCGCCGCGCCGCCGATCGAGCTTCGCCCCGAGATGCTGATTGATCTGTCCGGACGTCCCGAGCAAGTGGAATTGGTCGATGAACAGGCGAAGCTGGCCGATCCCGCCTTCCGCGCCGCCAGCAAACCGCCTGCGAGCTGGCAAGGGGCGGCGCTTTACTATCCGCGGCCGGTGGTGATCGCCAATATTGGCGTCTTGATCGCACTATTATTGCCGGCCGTTCAACAAGCTCGCGAGGCGGCGCGGCGGATGCAGTGCACCAACCAGATGAAACAGCTCGGCATCGCGATGCACAACTATCACGACATCTACCTGCGGTTGCCCCCCAGCAACGAGCGGATCGACAATGTCGCGCCGACGCAGCCGCGGCGCGAGTGGGGTTGGGCGCCGCGGATCATGGCGTTTATGGAACAAACGGCGGTGGCGGACGAAATCGATTTCGCCCAACCTTCCTGGACGCGGCCCAGCGACTGGACCAACGCAATGATGGATGATCCGTCGGTCTCGGCTGATTTCAACCTTTTCGGTGGTGATTCCAACGCGGCATGCGCGTTAGGATGGCCTCTGCGACGTCCCTTTCCCGCGTGA
- a CDS encoding trypsin-like peptidase domain-containing protein, translating to MLVRLIAVLAVLVYLCYNAPVLAAEDRPDRWESPFFIRSIVDKEGKKIGKASSGFLVRRGEQVYLATARHVSEESSADSIVSFSIGDSSVNVKLADLGLSSENPWLTKPSYDVTVLPVSHKLLAAAVAVPLENCRRDLPPARTTLEVVGFPMGLGVQGPDLSPIVMEAKLASGEINDPFKQEGQRIVVCVPALADGSSGSPVFASIEEDRWRLIGAHSGNLIDSSGGKLAKFVPAHALIDLVEDHAASEKTE from the coding sequence ATGCTGGTTCGTCTGATTGCGGTTTTGGCGGTACTGGTTTATCTATGCTACAACGCCCCGGTACTGGCCGCCGAAGATCGCCCTGATCGCTGGGAGAGTCCGTTCTTCATTCGTTCGATCGTTGATAAAGAGGGGAAGAAGATTGGCAAGGCGTCGAGCGGGTTTCTCGTTCGTCGAGGCGAGCAAGTCTATCTGGCGACCGCGCGGCACGTCTCGGAAGAAAGCTCGGCGGATTCCATCGTCTCTTTCTCGATTGGCGATAGCAGCGTCAACGTGAAGCTGGCCGACCTGGGGCTTTCCAGCGAAAACCCCTGGCTGACCAAGCCCAGCTACGACGTGACGGTGTTGCCGGTCTCGCACAAGTTGTTGGCCGCCGCGGTCGCCGTTCCCCTGGAAAATTGCCGGCGTGATTTGCCCCCGGCGCGAACGACCCTAGAGGTGGTTGGCTTTCCGATGGGGCTTGGAGTCCAAGGTCCCGATTTATCTCCCATCGTCATGGAAGCGAAGCTCGCCAGCGGCGAGATCAATGATCCGTTCAAACAGGAAGGCCAGCGGATCGTCGTCTGCGTGCCGGCGCTGGCGGATGGCTCAAGCGGTTCGCCTGTCTTCGCGTCTATCGAGGAAGACCGGTGGCGGTTGATCGGCGCCCATAGCGGCAACCTGATCGACAGCAGCGGGGGCAAATTGGCGAAGTTCGTCCCGGCGCATGCCCTGATCGATTTGGTCGAAGACCATGCCGCGTCGGAGAAAACGGAGTAG
- a CDS encoding DUF1559 family PulG-like putative transporter — translation MELLVVIAIIGVLIALLLPAVQQAREAARRMDCSNRQKQLGLALHNHHDTYDHFPAGVKNTRNPDYSSSNWCTTGVRDDTREPWTVAILPFLEQGNRYELFDIDAAFTSTENVPGVTANHTQFQIANSTFQCPSDPGSRDDWPISCYYGVQGGGAQSEESCSTQSGNRVFYRNGILYFNSKTKFRDMLDGSSNTFMVGETKYCLTPQSRPDGIYSSWASGAKIDAWGVPLVLAAARDQINSNPQVGLKYDTLNIMTKLFGSYHPGGCFFLLGDGSIQFVPETIDLSVYRSLGKVDDGLPTGGFPL, via the coding sequence GTGGAACTTCTGGTCGTGATCGCGATCATCGGCGTATTGATCGCGTTGCTCCTTCCTGCGGTGCAGCAAGCCCGCGAAGCGGCCCGGCGAATGGACTGCTCGAACCGGCAGAAACAACTCGGCCTGGCGCTGCACAACCACCACGACACGTACGATCATTTTCCTGCTGGCGTTAAGAACACCCGCAACCCCGACTACAGCAGCAGCAACTGGTGCACCACCGGCGTCCGGGACGATACCCGCGAGCCTTGGACCGTTGCGATCCTTCCCTTCCTAGAGCAAGGGAACCGCTACGAACTGTTCGACATCGACGCGGCGTTCACGTCGACGGAAAACGTCCCCGGCGTCACGGCCAATCACACGCAGTTCCAAATCGCCAACTCCACGTTCCAATGCCCATCCGACCCCGGCAGCCGTGACGATTGGCCGATCAGTTGCTACTACGGCGTTCAAGGCGGGGGCGCCCAATCGGAGGAAAGCTGTTCGACGCAGTCGGGCAACCGCGTCTTCTATCGCAACGGCATCTTGTACTTCAACTCGAAGACCAAGTTCCGCGATATGCTCGACGGTTCGTCCAATACGTTCATGGTGGGAGAAACCAAGTATTGCCTGACTCCGCAATCGCGGCCCGACGGCATCTACAGCAGCTGGGCTTCCGGCGCCAAGATCGACGCATGGGGCGTTCCGCTGGTCTTGGCCGCTGCGCGTGATCAGATTAATTCCAACCCGCAGGTCGGATTGAAGTATGACACGCTCAACATCATGACCAAGCTCTTCGGCAGTTATCATCCCGGCGGCTGCTTTTTCCTGTTGGGAGACGGCTCGATCCAGTTTGTCCCGGAAACGATCGACCTCAGCGTCTATCGTTCGCTGGGAAAGGTTGACGACGGTTTACCGACCGGCGGCTTTCCCTTGTAA
- a CDS encoding DUF1559 domain-containing protein → MFPRIRRAFTLVELLVVIAIIGVLIALLLPAVQQAREAARRMDCSNHLKQIGLALHNHHDTYGHFPPGVRNTNSPNYSSSNWCSSTGANADAREPWTVAILPFLEQQNRYDLFDLDGAFTASSNVPGVTANNTQFRLANSAYQCPSDPGSRDDWPTTSYYGVQGGGPAADESCSTQSGNRVFYRNGVLYFNSKTNFRDMLDGSSNTFMVGETKYCLTPTGRSDGIHTGWATGSKTDPYGSPYVLAAARDQINSNPNVGLKHDTLNIMTKLFGSYHPGGCFFLLGDGSVHFVAETIDLATYRALGKVDDGLPVGGFGS, encoded by the coding sequence ATGTTTCCTCGAATTCGCAGAGCGTTCACGCTCGTCGAACTGCTCGTCGTAATTGCCATTATCGGGGTGCTGATCGCCCTCCTCTTGCCGGCGGTGCAGCAAGCCCGCGAAGCGGCCCGGCGGATGGATTGCTCGAACCATCTCAAGCAGATTGGCCTGGCGCTGCACAACCACCACGACACCTACGGCCACTTCCCGCCCGGGGTGAGAAACACCAACAGTCCGAATTATTCGAGTTCGAACTGGTGCAGTTCGACCGGGGCCAACGCCGACGCACGCGAACCGTGGACCGTCGCGATCTTGCCCTTCCTCGAGCAACAAAACCGCTATGATTTGTTCGATCTCGATGGCGCGTTCACCGCGTCGTCCAACGTCCCCGGCGTGACCGCCAACAACACCCAGTTCCGACTGGCCAACTCGGCTTACCAATGTCCGTCCGATCCCGGCAGCCGCGACGACTGGCCGACGACCAGCTATTACGGCGTGCAGGGAGGCGGCCCGGCAGCTGACGAAAGTTGTTCGACGCAGTCAGGCAATCGCGTCTTCTATCGCAACGGCGTGTTGTACTTCAACTCCAAGACCAACTTCCGCGACATGCTCGACGGTTCGTCCAACACCTTCATGGTGGGCGAAACGAAGTACTGCCTGACCCCGACGGGTCGGTCCGATGGAATCCACACCGGCTGGGCGACCGGCTCGAAGACCGACCCCTACGGTTCGCCTTATGTGCTGGCCGCCGCCCGCGATCAGATCAACTCGAACCCGAACGTCGGCTTGAAGCATGACACGCTGAACATCATGACGAAACTGTTCGGCAGTTATCACCCCGGCGGCTGTTTCTTTCTGCTTGGCGACGGCTCGGTTCACTTCGTCGCCGAGACGATCGACCTGGCGACCTATCGCGCGCTGGGCAAAGTGGACGACGGATTGCCGGTTGGCGGCTTTGGTTCGTAA
- a CDS encoding HD domain-containing protein translates to MIHKNTDPSSAGTALIQDDPLSIYSGPNYHERESILLAPYAMFSANTRGREVLEPDQTYRSPFQRDRDRVVHSSAYRRLSDKTQVFSGVSDYHRTRLTHTIEVASVARTMGRVFRLNEDLVEALAHLHDIGHPPYGHSGEDVLDECMASVGGFSHNRFGLVLVDQLETRSPAYDGLNLTQEVLDSQRTRIDKSGGAPKSPLLEAQIVDAADSVTYDAHDVDDAVKVGLVRMEQVLELPLVRRCYENACQRYGRVEGGVLRKMIVHELIDLQVRNVIENIGAQLAADPPQSATEIQSRPTLITMSDELLAEKRELEKFLYSEVYRHPAIVEFRERVQHQLTTMYRGYLQHPEWLPAKIAGRLDQWGRERAAGYYLATMTDTYCTNEFRKRFGQS, encoded by the coding sequence GTGATCCACAAGAACACCGACCCGTCATCGGCGGGGACCGCTTTGATCCAGGATGACCCGTTGTCGATCTACAGCGGACCGAACTATCACGAGCGCGAATCGATCTTGCTCGCACCGTATGCGATGTTTAGCGCCAATACGCGCGGTCGCGAGGTGCTCGAGCCCGATCAGACCTACCGCAGTCCGTTTCAGCGTGATCGCGATCGGGTCGTCCACAGCAGCGCTTACCGACGACTGAGCGATAAGACGCAGGTTTTCTCCGGCGTCAGCGACTATCACCGGACCCGGCTGACCCACACCATTGAGGTCGCTTCGGTGGCGCGGACGATGGGCCGCGTGTTCCGGCTCAATGAAGACCTGGTCGAGGCGCTGGCGCATCTGCACGACATCGGACATCCGCCCTACGGACATTCGGGCGAAGACGTCTTGGATGAGTGCATGGCGAGCGTGGGGGGCTTTTCGCACAACCGGTTTGGCCTGGTTTTGGTCGATCAGTTAGAGACGCGGTCGCCTGCTTATGACGGTTTGAACCTGACCCAGGAAGTGCTCGACAGCCAGCGAACCCGAATCGACAAAAGCGGCGGGGCCCCAAAATCTCCGCTGCTCGAAGCCCAAATCGTCGACGCGGCCGACAGCGTGACGTACGATGCGCATGATGTCGACGACGCCGTGAAGGTCGGATTGGTCCGAATGGAGCAGGTGCTCGAGCTGCCGCTGGTGCGGCGCTGTTACGAGAACGCTTGTCAGCGGTACGGTCGGGTCGAAGGGGGCGTGCTGCGGAAAATGATCGTGCACGAACTGATCGATCTGCAGGTACGTAACGTAATTGAGAACATCGGCGCTCAGTTAGCCGCCGACCCGCCGCAGAGTGCGACCGAGATCCAGTCGCGGCCGACCCTGATCACGATGAGCGACGAACTGCTGGCCGAGAAGAGGGAGTTGGAGAAATTTCTCTATTCCGAAGTCTATCGGCATCCCGCAATCGTCGAGTTTCGAGAGCGGGTGCAGCACCAACTGACGACCATGTATCGCGGGTATTTACAACATCCCGAGTGGCTGCCGGCGAAGATCGCGGGACGCTTGGATCAGTGGGGCCGAGAGCGCGCGGCCGGGTACTACCTCGCGACGATGACAGATACTTATTGTACAAACGAATTTAGGAAACGATTCGGTCAAAGCTGA
- a CDS encoding PIN/TRAM domain-containing protein has protein sequence MALLILRCIFLLVAAGVGVSIITVNDFASTARSQPFWTFTGVMLVAIVVIGMDVAFKRKRYDTISGVYFGLLVGLFLTYILGLAIQPFFPADELGATGGPQRAVQLVIGMVLCYACISLVLQTKDDFRFIIPYVEFSKDVKGLKPYILDTSVVIDGRIADVVETQLFDNQLIMPRFVLAELQAIADSGDKLKRSRGRRGLDILNRLRNHTAVDLKIHDRETPEMDGQPVDMKLVLLAKNMEGKIVTGDYNLNKVARLHNVDVINLNDVANALKPVFLPGEQLVVRIVKRGEEDSQGVGYLDDGTMIVVEGGRDHIGQNVQILVTSVLQTSAGRMIFGRYETVVGGQGGSSEAPSRQRPAESKA, from the coding sequence ATGGCTCTCCTCATTCTGCGATGTATTTTTCTGTTGGTCGCCGCCGGCGTCGGCGTCTCGATCATTACGGTCAATGATTTCGCCAGCACGGCTCGCTCCCAACCGTTCTGGACGTTCACCGGTGTGATGTTGGTGGCGATCGTCGTCATCGGGATGGACGTCGCGTTTAAACGGAAGCGGTACGACACCATCAGCGGCGTTTACTTCGGGTTGCTGGTCGGTCTGTTCTTGACGTACATCCTGGGGCTGGCGATCCAACCCTTTTTCCCGGCCGACGAATTGGGCGCCACCGGCGGTCCACAGCGCGCGGTGCAGTTGGTGATCGGGATGGTCCTTTGTTACGCGTGTATCAGTCTGGTGCTGCAAACCAAGGATGACTTCCGCTTCATCATCCCTTACGTCGAATTCTCGAAAGACGTGAAGGGGCTTAAGCCGTACATCCTGGATACCAGCGTTGTGATTGACGGTCGCATCGCCGACGTCGTCGAAACGCAACTCTTTGATAACCAACTGATCATGCCCCGCTTTGTGCTGGCCGAATTGCAGGCGATCGCCGACAGCGGCGACAAGCTGAAACGCAGCCGCGGACGTCGCGGGCTCGACATCTTGAATCGTCTCCGCAACCACACCGCGGTCGACCTCAAGATTCATGATCGCGAAACGCCGGAGATGGACGGTCAGCCGGTCGACATGAAGCTGGTGCTGTTGGCCAAGAACATGGAAGGCAAAATCGTCACCGGCGATTACAACCTGAACAAAGTGGCTCGCCTGCACAACGTCGACGTGATCAACCTGAATGACGTCGCCAACGCCCTGAAGCCGGTCTTCCTGCCGGGCGAACAATTGGTTGTGCGGATCGTCAAACGGGGCGAAGAAGACAGCCAAGGGGTCGGCTACCTGGACGACGGCACGATGATCGTTGTCGAAGGGGGCCGCGATCACATCGGCCAGAACGTCCAGATCTTGGTGACCAGCGTGCTGCAGACCAGCGCCGGCCGCATGATCTTCGGCCGTTACGAAACGGTGGTGGGCGGCCAAGGAGGCTCGTCCGAAGCGCCCAGTCGTCAGCGTCCCGCCGAGTCGAAGGCGTAA
- a CDS encoding MerR family transcriptional regulator: MFTTSEFSRVSGLSIEMLRLLNEQQVLPPAAPNEDEELAAYDDAQLPIARAIYHLGKIEIPLERIKTLLDQNEGKVDIGRLLTQQERALPAKRIKAIATHEAAIEALCALSDDDISERKVDRLLVAGLRMRGRYTDCGKAFGKIGWQYGRQLCGPAMMLHYDKEYKEHDADFEACFPIRPAASRKGIEVHELEGGRLVSLTHCGPYETLTGSYVRLLRYVRTRHPGYLLPTRESFLKGPGWLFRGDPEKYRTELQILVA, translated from the coding sequence ATGTTTACGACTAGCGAGTTCTCCCGCGTCAGCGGGCTATCGATCGAGATGCTGCGTCTGCTGAACGAGCAGCAGGTTCTGCCGCCGGCTGCGCCTAACGAGGACGAAGAGCTGGCCGCCTATGATGATGCTCAGCTGCCAATCGCCCGGGCGATTTATCACCTGGGCAAGATCGAGATCCCGCTCGAGCGGATCAAAACGCTGCTGGATCAAAACGAAGGCAAGGTCGATATCGGCCGTCTGCTGACGCAGCAAGAGCGTGCGCTCCCCGCGAAGCGAATCAAAGCGATCGCCACCCACGAGGCGGCGATTGAGGCGCTGTGTGCCCTAAGCGATGACGACATCAGCGAACGCAAGGTCGACCGCCTGCTGGTGGCCGGTCTGCGGATGCGCGGCAGGTACACCGACTGCGGCAAGGCGTTTGGCAAAATCGGATGGCAGTATGGGCGTCAGTTGTGTGGCCCGGCGATGATGCTCCACTACGACAAAGAATACAAAGAGCATGACGCCGATTTTGAAGCCTGTTTCCCGATCCGCCCGGCGGCGTCCAGAAAAGGGATCGAAGTTCATGAGTTGGAAGGGGGGCGACTCGTCTCGCTGACCCACTGCGGGCCGTATGAAACTTTGACCGGTTCGTATGTCCGACTGCTGCGCTACGTGCGCACGCGGCATCCTGGCTATCTGCTACCGACTCGGGAAAGCTTCCTCAAAGGACCAGGCTGGCTCTTTCGGGGCGACCCAGAAAAGTACCGGACCGAACTGCAAATTTTGGTTGCGTAG
- a CDS encoding 2Fe-2S iron-sulfur cluster-binding protein, producing MPIVKFLKENAQVEVPQGANLRQAAISAGVNVHQGLNGIGAGVNKVLNCHGLGQCGTCRLLITKGIENASPMRMMEIVKFTVPVGPLLPIPDPIACLAYVGNEETMRLACQTKVLGDMEVETGPELNLFGENLFS from the coding sequence ATGCCCATCGTCAAGTTCCTCAAAGAGAACGCCCAGGTGGAGGTCCCCCAAGGGGCGAATCTTCGTCAGGCGGCGATTTCTGCAGGCGTCAACGTCCATCAAGGGCTCAACGGGATCGGCGCCGGGGTCAACAAGGTTCTCAATTGCCACGGTTTGGGGCAATGCGGAACTTGTCGCCTCTTGATCACCAAGGGGATTGAAAACGCCAGCCCGATGCGCATGATGGAGATAGTAAAGTTTACGGTTCCGGTAGGGCCGTTGTTGCCGATTCCCGATCCAATCGCCTGTCTCGCCTATGTGGGCAACGAAGAGACGATGCGGCTTGCCTGTCAGACCAAGGTGTTGGGAGACATGGAAGTGGAGACGGGGCCCGAGTTGAATCTCTTCGGCGAAAACCTCTTTAGCTAA
- a CDS encoding P-II family nitrogen regulator: MKQVIAIVKPYLAEKVLEELSRAPIEALNVREVKGFGRQKSYLDEYSDSEYGQTFLPKVEITIWLDDYRAEETVRRIVQVARSGRMGDGKIFVLPAMNVGEAIDISAAPVGGGKKKK; encoded by the coding sequence GTGAAACAAGTCATCGCTATCGTCAAGCCTTATCTGGCCGAAAAGGTCTTGGAAGAGTTGAGCCGCGCGCCGATTGAAGCGCTCAACGTCCGCGAAGTAAAAGGCTTCGGCCGACAGAAGAGCTACCTCGACGAATACAGCGATAGCGAATATGGCCAGACCTTTCTGCCCAAAGTCGAGATCACGATCTGGCTGGACGACTACCGCGCGGAAGAGACGGTCCGCCGCATCGTCCAGGTCGCCCGTAGCGGCCGGATGGGGGACGGCAAGATCTTCGTCCTGCCGGCGATGAATGTCGGCGAAGCGATCGATATTAGCGCAGCGCCGGTTGGCGGCGGCAAAAAGAAGAAGTAG
- a CDS encoding sulfatase-like hydrolase/transferase has product MIRVSLLCLFVCCAVSSVAAADDRPNIVLFLADDLGIECVESYGGISYKTPNIDRLAKSGMRFTHCFADPYCSPSRAQLLTGRYPLHNGIPRVIYLPDRHREFLDPAKETSLAKLLQASGYATAMAGKWQLSFLEERDTIAAHGFDEYQAWQIFNGGQKTSRYANPTMRQNGKVVSTPGGYGPDENLAFVTDFIERHQDEPFFVYYACLLPHWPWEPTPDSEDALSAGKGDGDPKYMTDMVSYLDKQVGQVEQTLDRLGLRDDTILIFVADNGTDQRLFTNWTDGMVQRRIPGGKSHMTDTGTRVPLIVSWPGHVKPDRVNNNLVDLSDLLPTLVELTGAQQSPNPINGVSFAAQLRGESGTPRSWIHVQKEQQRHVRNDLFILNNQGKLRPIVEYGLKPAAAISPDSSPAAKASHAQLKSALKEAATFSKTP; this is encoded by the coding sequence ATGATTCGCGTCTCGCTACTGTGCCTATTCGTTTGCTGCGCCGTTTCGTCGGTCGCGGCGGCTGACGACCGACCCAACATCGTCCTCTTTCTGGCCGATGACCTGGGGATCGAATGCGTTGAGTCGTACGGCGGGATCTCCTACAAGACGCCCAACATCGATCGTCTGGCGAAGAGCGGGATGCGGTTTACGCATTGTTTTGCCGATCCGTATTGCTCCCCTTCTCGCGCCCAATTGCTGACCGGGCGGTATCCACTGCACAACGGGATTCCTCGCGTCATCTACCTGCCCGATCGGCATCGGGAGTTTCTCGATCCGGCCAAAGAAACCTCGCTCGCAAAGCTGCTGCAAGCCTCTGGTTACGCGACCGCGATGGCCGGTAAGTGGCAGCTCTCTTTTTTGGAAGAGCGCGACACGATCGCCGCCCATGGCTTTGACGAGTACCAGGCCTGGCAGATCTTCAACGGCGGCCAGAAGACCTCGCGTTACGCCAACCCCACGATGCGGCAAAACGGCAAGGTCGTTTCGACGCCCGGCGGCTATGGCCCCGATGAGAACCTGGCGTTCGTCACCGACTTTATTGAGCGTCATCAGGACGAGCCCTTCTTCGTCTACTATGCCTGTTTGCTGCCGCATTGGCCGTGGGAACCGACGCCCGACAGCGAAGACGCGCTGAGCGCCGGAAAGGGAGATGGCGACCCGAAATACATGACCGACATGGTCAGCTATCTCGACAAACAGGTGGGCCAAGTCGAGCAGACGCTCGACCGACTTGGTCTGCGCGACGATACGATCCTGATCTTCGTCGCCGACAATGGAACCGATCAGCGGCTGTTTACCAATTGGACCGACGGCATGGTCCAGCGCCGCATCCCCGGGGGCAAGTCGCACATGACCGACACCGGTACTCGCGTCCCGCTGATCGTCAGTTGGCCCGGTCACGTGAAACCAGACCGCGTCAACAACAACCTGGTCGACTTGTCCGATCTGCTGCCAACGCTGGTCGAACTGACCGGCGCCCAGCAATCCCCCAACCCGATCAACGGCGTCAGCTTTGCGGCGCAGTTACGGGGCGAGAGTGGGACGCCCAGATCGTGGATTCACGTCCAGAAGGAACAGCAGCGGCATGTCCGCAATGATCTGTTCATCCTGAACAACCAGGGGAAGCTGCGACCGATTGTTGAGTACGGCCTAAAGCCTGCCGCCGCGATCTCGCCCGATTCAAGCCCGGCAGCGAAAGCGTCGCACGCACAACTGAAGTCGGCGCTGAAAGAGGCGGCGACTTTTAGCAAGACGCCGTAG